One genomic segment of Sebastes fasciatus isolate fSebFas1 chromosome 17, fSebFas1.pri, whole genome shotgun sequence includes these proteins:
- the gja4 gene encoding gap junction alpha-4 protein produces MSRADWSYLEHLLEEGQEYSTGVGRVWLTVLFLFRMLVLGTAAESAWDDEQADFVCNTGQPGCTPVCYDRAFPISHFRYFVLQVIFVSTPSIFYFGYVAIRAGKAKRKEEDEREAEGRGGGGERGKIAIERDNNNVTKDNAEEKERQEDGGKGRKADKAPPPDAPKLKGRLLCAYACSILIKVLLEVGFILGLWFLYDGFLIAAKFECTGSPCPHTVDCFVSRPTEKTIFTIYTQVIAAVSVLLNLIELLHLLQLAIAHRLEKRYRAELQDYLPRSVPAQQEAPELQACASQSYIAGSRVSLPMQREAACYPNPCESYRDLAIEVNWGPGEAAGDLLPSYMNCVGAMKTTHSPRVHYKKHTQHTGVKNTKGAHKALSKQKHYV; encoded by the coding sequence ATGTCCAGAGCTGACTGGTCCTACCTGGAGCACCTGCTGGAGGAGGGCCAGGAGTATTCGACGGGCGTTGGCCGCGTCTGGCTTACCGTGCTCTTCCTGTTCCGCATGCTTGTACTGGGAACCGCCGCCGAATCCGCCTGGGATGACGAGCAAGCCGACTTCGTTTGCAACACGGGGCAACCCGGCTGCACCCCCGTGTGCTACGACAGAGCCTTCCCCATCTCCCACTTCCGCTACTTTGTCCTCCAAGTCATCTTCGTCTCCACGCCGAGCATCTTCTATTTCGGATACGTGGCTATAAGGGCCGGGAAGGccaagagaaaagaggaggatgagagggaggCAGAAggtcgtggtggtggtggtgagagaGGAAAAATAGCAATAGAAAGGGACAATAACAATGTGACTAAAGACAATgcagaagagaaggagagacaggaggacgGTGGGAAAGGTAGAAAAGCTGACAAGGCTCCTCCGCCAGATGCTCCTAAACTGAAAGGCAGGTTGCTGTGTGCGTACGCGTGCAGCATCCTGATTAAAGTCCTCCTGGAGGTCGGCTTCATCCTGGGGCTGTGGTTCCTTTACGACGGCTTCTTAATCGCGGCGAAGTTTGAGTGCACGGGGTCCCCTTGTCCTCACACGGTGGACTGCTTTGTCTCCCGACCCACGGAGAAGACCATCTTCACCATCTACACTCAGGTGATCGCCGCCGTCTCCGTGCTCCTCAACCTCATCgagctcctccacctccttcagCTCGCCATCGCCCACCGGCTGGAGAAACGCTACCGCGCAGAGCTCCAAGACTACCTACCTCGGTCGGTACCGGCTCAACAGGAGGCTCCGGAACTCCAAGCGTGTGCGTCGCAGTCGTACATAGCAGGGAGCCGTGTTAGCCTCCCAATGCAGCGTGAGGCTGCATGCTACCCGAACCCTTGCGAGAGCTACAGGGATCTGGCGATAGAGGTGAACTGGGGACCCGGGGAGGCTGCGGGTGACCTACTTCCCAGTTATATGAACTGCGTGGGGGCCATGAAGACAACGCATTCCCCGAGGGTCCACtataagaaacacacacagcacacagggGTGAAAAACACTAAAGGCGCCCATAAGGCACTCTCAAAGCAGAAGCATTATGTATGA